The DNA window GCGCACGGCGCCGGCACCATCGAGCGAGGCGACCTCGTAGAGCTCGGTCGGCACGCTCTTCAGCGCGGCCAGGAAGATGACCATCGTTCCGCTGACGGTCCACAGCGCCATGATCACGATGCTCGGCTTCACCCACGCGGGGTCGACGAGCCACTGGGGGCCGGCGATGCCGAAGAAGCGCAGGAACTGGTTGATGGCCCCGGTGTTGCCGTTGAGCAGGAGGAAGAAGATCGCCGCCGTCGCGACAGCGGGGGTCATCTTCGGCAGGTAGAACAGCGTGCGGAAGACGCCGGCACCCCGGCCGACGCGGTTGAGCAGCAGGGCGAGGGCGAGGGCGAACGCGATCTCGAGCGGCACGGCCATCACGGCGTAGAACAGCGTGTTCGCGAGGGAGACGCCCACGCGCGGGTCCTGGAACAGCTCGGCGTAATTGGCCAGACCGACCGGCCGTGCACGGTTCGTGGCGAGGTTGTAGTTGCTGAACGAGATGTAGAGGCTGTAGATCATCGCCCCCGCGGTGAAGACGAGGAAGCCGATGATCCACGGCGTGATGAACAGGTAGCCGGCGACGGCTTCGCGCTTGTTGTAGTGCTGCTTCACGCGCGGGCGACGGGCCGTGCCGCGGCGCCCCCCGGGGAGAAGCGAGCGTGCGGATGCCTCGCCCTCCTCGACGGTGGTCGTGGAGGGCCGGAGCGTGGCGCTCATCGTCCCGGCATCCGGCGAGGGGAGTGGCTGCCGTACATGTGGTCGCCCTTTCGGTCGCGGCGGGCCCCGGCCGTGCGGCTCTGCACTTCTAGGGACACCTCTTGGCGCGAGTGTCGGTCCACTTCTCCCGCTTCTGCGAGACCCTTGCTTCTCCTGAGGAGAAGGTGTACTCGTCTCAGGCGACTCGTCCGGACGCGAGCTGCCGCGTGAGCTCCGCGAGGTACTCGGGCGGGCCCGCCTCGGCGAACCAGAGCCAGAGCTCTGCGGCGACGATGGGCGTCCAGGCGCGCACCTCGGAGCGGTCGGCGCCGTAGGCGTCGACCATGACGTCGAACGAGCGCGGGTCCTTGCGGGAGGCGCCCCAGGCGGCGCGCGCGAGTTCTCGCAACGGGTCGCCGGCGTGCGCGGCCTCCCAGTCGAGGACGGCGGTGATGGTCGCACCGATCGCGAGCGCGTTGCCGTCTGTCCAGTCGCCATGGCAGAACGCGGGGGAGCGCGGCGCGGGGATCTCCAGCGCGAGGGGCGGGCCGCCCGCGGCGCGATAGCGCGCGACGATCAGTGCGTCATCCGGCGCGGGCGCGAGTCCGGCGGGTGGGGCGGTGGCGTGCAGCCGCCGCAGCAGCGGCATGGAGCCCGCCAGGCGCTCGTTGCGCAGGTCGGCGGTCGAGGCGTCGAGTCGCTCGCCCGGCATCCGGGTCATGAGGATGACCCCCGGTGCCTCCGACACGATCCGTGGAACGGGGAGGCCGCAGCCGGCGGCCGCCCGTAGCGCGCGGACCTCCGTCTCGTGCCGGACGGGGTCGCTCAGGCGCTTCTCGACGAGAGAGACCCCGTCGAGGTCGACGGCCCGTACGGCGCCCACGGCTCCCTGCTGCACAGGCGACATCCTCCCTCACTCCCGGCGCCGGTGGGAATGCGGAAGGCGGTGCGCACCGTCACCGGCACGCACCGCCTTCCGGGGGTTCAGTTGTGCGACAGGGCGTGACCGCGACGGTGGCGACGGATGACCAGGTAGGCGCCGCCGGCAACGAGCGCCAGTGCGATGCCGCCCAGTGCGAACGGCACGGACGTGCCCGTGGTGGCCAGGCTGCCGGTGCTGCTGCTGCCCGAGCCGCTGCCCGCGGCGGCTGCCGGCGGGGTGGCGCTCGCCGTGGGCGCCGGGTCGACCGGCGCGGCGGCCGAGACGCTGACGTCGGCCGTGAGCACCACACCGGTCTGCGCGCCGGTGAGGGTGACGGTCTGCGTCCCCGGCTCGGCGGGGGCGGTCACCTGGAACGAGGCGGTGCCCCGGAGGACGTCCTGCTGTCCGAGGTCATCGGATCCCCGCACCTGCCAGTCGGCGTTCAGCCCGGACGCGGTGACCGTGTAGGTCGCGCCCGGCAGCACCTCGGTCGGTGCGGCGAGCGTGGCGGCCGCGCTGAGGGAGGCGAGGTCCTGGTTCAGGCCGAGCGTGTTCGCCGACGTGAAGAACAGGTCGGTCTGATCCGTGAGACCCACCACGTTGGCGGCGCCGGGACCGTAGCCCGCGATGCGCACCTGGGCGCCGGTGTGCTGCTGGGATCCGCCTGCGGCAGACGTGCCGTACGCCACGATCATGGGGGCGCCCTCTTCGGTGAGCAGGTGCGTGTTCAGCCCGGGGATGGCCGAGCCGACGATCTGGCTCGTGTGGGCGTGATCGGCGGTGACGACGACGAGCGTGTCCCCCTTCGTCTCGGCGTACTCCAGCGCGACCTGCACGGCCTCGTCGAGGTCGACGGTCTCGCCGATCTGACCGCAGGCGTTGGCGGCGTGGTCCTGCTTGTCGATGCTCGCGCCCTCCACCTGGAGGAAGAACCCGTTGTCGTTGTCGAGCAGGTCGATCGCCTTGTCGGTCAGGTCGGCGAGGGACAGGCCCGTCTCGAGGCGCTCGGGATTCTCGGTGCACGCCACGGGTGCCGGAAGCTTCGTCGAGTCCGCGTCCGGGATGTCGGTGGCGTCCGGTCCGACCCACCGGGTCGGGAAGTTGCCCAAGCTGAACAGGCCGAGGAGCGGCTGGTCGGCGTCGGCGGTCGTGACGGCCGCCAGTTCCGCCGCGTTGTCGACGCGCTGGTAGCCGCGGTCGGAGGCCTGCTCGAACAGCGTCTTGCCGGCCCAGGGGCCGGCAACGGCGGACTCCTCGAAGGTCGCCGCACCGCCGCCGAGCGTGACGTCGGGGCGGACGTTCAGGAGCTGCTCGCTGATCGAGCCGAGGCCGCCCGCTTCGACGGACTCCGAGCTGCAGTCCGCGGTGGTCTTCACGGGGCCGAAGCAGCCGCGCTTGGAGATGTGGGCGATCTCGGCGCCGGGGGTGGCGTCCTGGATCTCCGCCGTCGAGACGTTGCCCGTCTTGAGGCCGTTCGCCTTCGCGATCTCCAGGAGGGTCGCCTGCGGGTCCAGGTCGACGTCGACGCTGAGACGGCCGTTGACCGTCTTCGTGCCCGTCGACCAGCCGCTGGCGGTGGAGGCGGACTCCGAGGCGTAGTTGACCGAGCCGTCCGCGTTCACCGCGTACGTCGTGTACGAACCCGTCAGGGGAAGCGCGTCGATGCCGGCGAAGCGGCCGCCGGCGCCCTCGGCGTAGTTGCGGGCGACGGTGATCTCGGAGTCGCCCATTCCGTCGCCGATGAGGAGGATGACGTTCTTGGCGGGGCCGTCCACGAGGGATTCGCGGAGCATCTCCGTCATGTCGCCGTCGTTGCGGGTCGCGCCGCCGTGCTCGGTGACGTCGTCGGGGGTGGCGGCCGACGCGGGAAGGGCGGCGAGGCCGACCAGGCCGACGAGTGCGGCCGAGGTGGCGGTGAGGGCCAGGGCGGCGCGCATGCGCCGCGCGGTCCGGTGCTTCATGGGGAGTCCTGTCGTTCGGAGGAGCCGTGGGGACGGCTGCATAGGGTTCTCCCAGGAAACAGGGACCAGGTCGACGGCAGTGCGCCGAAAGGGTGACCGGCAGGTGACGCGACGGTGGCCATCCGGTGGCCGCGGCATCCGATCGTCACCGCGACCGGGAACGACGAAGCGCCCGGCACGCGAGGTGCCGGGCGCTTCGTGGAGAGGATCAGGCCTCGACGTCTCCGCGCCAGGCGCCGGTCGCCGTGCCCTTCTTCTCGATGAACTCCTTGAAGTTCTCGAGGTCCTTCTTGACGGCGTGCTGACCGACGCCGACCACCGAGCCGAGCGTCTCGAGGAAGCCCTCGGGCTTCCAGTCGAGCTGCACGGTCACGCGGCTGGTCGTGTCGCTGAGCTTGTGGAACGTGACGACCCCGGCGTGGTCGGTGTCGCCGCCGGTGCTGTTCCAGGCGACGCGCTCGTCGGGGTGCTGCTCGGTGATCTCGGCGTCGAACTCACGCACCTGACCGGCGATCTTCACGACCCAGTGGGTGTGGGTGTCGCCCGTCTGGGTGATCGACTCGACCTCGTCGAGGAAATGCGGGAAGGACTCGAACTGGGTCCACTGGTTGTACGCCGTCGTGACCGGCACGTCGACGTCGATGGTCTCGATGATCTGCGTCATGGCTTCTCCTTGGATCGGTGGAGTCCACTCAACCGCGCCTGCCTCCCCGATGACCGGGCCTTGCCAGAGTCGCGGCGGTGTGCTGTCATACGCCGCCGCGGAGTGGGGGAGAAGTTCATATGCGAATGCATACGTTTCGCCGATCGTCAAGGCCCGATAACCGCGCGAGACTGCGCTTTGAATGGGGGGAGCGGTCGCACTCAGCGGCCTGCACGGAGCACAGGAGACGACATGCGGGACGACATCACGGCGGCGACGATCCGGTCGGTGCTCGATGCGTGCGCGCAGCTGGTCCGTCGTCAGCCTCGACGCCGCTCCACCTGGGTGCCGGCGTTCGACGCCGCCCCGGCGCGCGCGTCGGCCTGACCTCCGGAGCGCCGCAGTCGGCGCTCGTGCGTCAGGCCTGACGCAGCTCCTCGTGCGAGGCCTCCATGGCCGTCGACTTCAGCTGCATGATCGCCACGGCCTCGTGCAGGGCGCCGACCGACGTCTCGAGCTCGTCGTACCGGTGGACGAAGCCGTTGGCATCGCGCGCCGTGATCGTGACGAGGGCGTACCCGTGGCGCGCCACCCGTCCGCTGCTGCGACTCGACCGCTTGCGCTCACCCATCGGATCCCCTTCCCCGTGACGACGAGCGTCGCTCCGGACGTCCCGTCGGACTCAGGATGCCGCACCGCGCCGTCGGCACGCGGTTGCGACGTGCCGCGGCGCGCGGTCCGTCGCGAGGTGTGTCGCCGGATGGAGCGGACTGTCGGCGTGTCGCGGTGGCCGGCCCGGGGTGGAGGGCGTCGGCGGCTGCGGGCAGACTGACCCCATGAGCGACGAGACGCGCGCGTGGGTGCTGCATGTCGACCTCGACCAGTTCATCGCGGCCGTCGAGGTGCTCCGGCGGCCCGAGCTCGCCGGCCTGCCCCTGATCGTCGGCGGCCGCGGAGAGCCGGGCGAGCGTGCCGTGGTCTCCACGGCGTCGTACGAGGCGCGCGCGTTCGGCGTCGGATCGGGGATGCCGCTGCGCCTCGCCGCCCGGAAGGTGCCGGATGCCGTCATCCTGCCCGTCGACCGCGAGGCCTACGAGGCGGCTTCCGACGAGGTGACGGCGACGCTGCGCGCGCACCCCGGAGCAGTCGTGCAGGTGCTGGGCTGGGACGAGGCCTTCGTCGGTCTGAGCGTCGCCGACCCGGAGGCGTCGGCTCGTGCGCTGCAGGCCGAGGTGCTCGAGCGCACGCGCCTGCACTGCTCGGTCGGCATCGGCGACACGCTCGTGCGGGCGAAGGTCGCCACCGGCTTCGGCAAGCCCGCCGGCATGTTCCGCCTCACGGCCGACACGTGGCTCGATGTCATGGGCGCACGCCCGACGATCGATCTGTGGGGCGTCGGCAAGAAGGTGTCGGCGCGGCTCGCCGGCCTCGGCGTGGAGACGGTGGCGCAGCTCGCCGACGC is part of the Microbacterium lemovicicum genome and encodes:
- a CDS encoding carbohydrate ABC transporter permease, which codes for MSATLRPSTTTVEEGEASARSLLPGGRRGTARRPRVKQHYNKREAVAGYLFITPWIIGFLVFTAGAMIYSLYISFSNYNLATNRARPVGLANYAELFQDPRVGVSLANTLFYAVMAVPLEIAFALALALLLNRVGRGAGVFRTLFYLPKMTPAVATAAIFFLLLNGNTGAINQFLRFFGIAGPQWLVDPAWVKPSIVIMALWTVSGTMVIFLAALKSVPTELYEVASLDGAGAVRKFFSITLPMISGAMFFNVIVLTIAAFQVFDQAYLLFWRDQSNASPEASLFYAIYLFQQAFREFNFGFAAAMAWLLFVIIMAITVIQVRFGNRFVYYEGDR
- a CDS encoding phosphotransferase family protein — encoded protein: MQQGAVGAVRAVDLDGVSLVEKRLSDPVRHETEVRALRAAAGCGLPVPRIVSEAPGVILMTRMPGERLDASTADLRNERLAGSMPLLRRLHATAPPAGLAPAPDDALIVARYRAAGGPPLALEIPAPRSPAFCHGDWTDGNALAIGATITAVLDWEAAHAGDPLRELARAAWGASRKDPRSFDVMVDAYGADRSEVRAWTPIVAAELWLWFAEAGPPEYLAELTRQLASGRVA
- the phoA gene encoding alkaline phosphatase encodes the protein MKHRTARRMRAALALTATSAALVGLVGLAALPASAATPDDVTEHGGATRNDGDMTEMLRESLVDGPAKNVILLIGDGMGDSEITVARNYAEGAGGRFAGIDALPLTGSYTTYAVNADGSVNYASESASTASGWSTGTKTVNGRLSVDVDLDPQATLLEIAKANGLKTGNVSTAEIQDATPGAEIAHISKRGCFGPVKTTADCSSESVEAGGLGSISEQLLNVRPDVTLGGGAATFEESAVAGPWAGKTLFEQASDRGYQRVDNAAELAAVTTADADQPLLGLFSLGNFPTRWVGPDATDIPDADSTKLPAPVACTENPERLETGLSLADLTDKAIDLLDNDNGFFLQVEGASIDKQDHAANACGQIGETVDLDEAVQVALEYAETKGDTLVVVTADHAHTSQIVGSAIPGLNTHLLTEEGAPMIVAYGTSAAGGSQQHTGAQVRIAGYGPGAANVVGLTDQTDLFFTSANTLGLNQDLASLSAAATLAAPTEVLPGATYTVTASGLNADWQVRGSDDLGQQDVLRGTASFQVTAPAEPGTQTVTLTGAQTGVVLTADVSVSAAAPVDPAPTASATPPAAAAGSGSGSSSTGSLATTGTSVPFALGGIALALVAGGAYLVIRRHRRGHALSHN
- a CDS encoding SRPBCC family protein: MTQIIETIDVDVPVTTAYNQWTQFESFPHFLDEVESITQTGDTHTHWVVKIAGQVREFDAEITEQHPDERVAWNSTGGDTDHAGVVTFHKLSDTTSRVTVQLDWKPEGFLETLGSVVGVGQHAVKKDLENFKEFIEKKGTATGAWRGDVEA
- a CDS encoding DNA polymerase IV; the protein is MSDETRAWVLHVDLDQFIAAVEVLRRPELAGLPLIVGGRGEPGERAVVSTASYEARAFGVGSGMPLRLAARKVPDAVILPVDREAYEAASDEVTATLRAHPGAVVQVLGWDEAFVGLSVADPEASARALQAEVLERTRLHCSVGIGDTLVRAKVATGFGKPAGMFRLTADTWLDVMGARPTIDLWGVGKKVSARLAGLGVETVAQLADADPAALVAEFGPKMGPWYRQLGQGGGTAVVDDTPWVARGHSRETTYPVDLGERAAILAAVDDLFDAVWADVTGEGRPVVGLTLKVRYAPFTTKVFTKKIPATSDRAEVAARVRDLVDRMEPDRAVRLLGVRAEMTMPEDAREGHTPTRGGW